A portion of the Collinsella aerofaciens genome contains these proteins:
- a CDS encoding adenosylcobinamide-GDP ribazoletransferase codes for MKIVEAIGAAFGTFSRIPVPKSAWTDFGSTHALAAFPLVGLAEGFLMTAWGHVANLLGVPATIVAAVFVALPVAVTGGIHLDGLCDTSDALASWAPRERKLEIMHDPRAGAFGVIGVVVYLILQFSLFTALPLTAGVFLALLCSLVFSRALSGLAVECWPAARADGMAAGLSPAKKRAAIVVPLCAFAAASAAGMVACARAVGALMAVAGILALAWYRHVALSRFGGVTGDLAGWFLQWAELAMLAMLVAGGMLL; via the coding sequence GTGAAGATAGTAGAGGCAATCGGCGCGGCGTTCGGAACGTTCTCGCGAATCCCCGTCCCGAAATCGGCCTGGACCGATTTCGGGTCAACCCATGCGCTTGCCGCGTTTCCCCTGGTGGGCCTTGCGGAAGGCTTCCTCATGACGGCATGGGGACACGTTGCGAACCTGCTCGGCGTGCCCGCGACCATCGTCGCGGCCGTGTTCGTGGCGCTGCCTGTGGCGGTGACGGGAGGCATCCACCTAGACGGGCTCTGCGACACCTCCGATGCGCTTGCAAGTTGGGCCCCGCGCGAGCGAAAGCTCGAGATCATGCACGACCCGCGGGCGGGCGCCTTCGGGGTCATCGGTGTTGTTGTGTACCTTATTCTGCAGTTTTCCCTGTTCACCGCGCTGCCGCTTACGGCGGGGGTGTTCCTCGCGCTTCTGTGCTCGCTTGTGTTCTCCCGCGCGCTTTCGGGGCTTGCCGTTGAATGCTGGCCTGCCGCGCGGGCGGACGGCATGGCCGCGGGGCTCTCGCCTGCGAAGAAGCGCGCGGCGATCGTCGTGCCGCTTTGCGCTTTCGCTGCGGCTTCGGCTGCAGGGATGGTTGCGTGCGCTCGGGCCGTCGGCGCCCTTATGGCGGTGGCGGGGATTTTGGCGCTCGCGTGGTACCGCCATGTTGCCCTGTCCCGCTTCGGTGGGGTGACGGGGGATTTGGCCGGATGGTTTCTGCAATGGGCCGAGCTCGCGATGCTTGCCATGCTAGTGGCGGGGGGCATGCTCCTATGA
- a CDS encoding cobyrinate a,c-diamide synthase, translating into MSTSIPRFMVAAPSSGSGKTVVTCALLRALARRGLACAAFKCGPDYIDSLFHRRVVGARSGNLDGFFTDAPTLRALLARGAAGADVAVLEGVMGFYDGMAPGVADASSYQVARDTETPVVLVVNGRGASLSLAAVIRGIAEFLPCANVRGVVLNKTSAAACAYAAPAIEKHTGVAVLGNIPADEAFSLESRHLGLVTADEVEQLSARIDKMAELVEKSVDVDRLLEIAATAPDIREEPYRLEPIAGARPIVAVARDEAFSFYYEENLRTLEDLGCELAFFSPLCDSELPRGTSALYLGGGYPELHARQLSENAPMREAMRRAVESGMPTVAECGGFLYLQREIADGEGRRWPVAGALEGASENGGRLSHFGYVELTSQRDGLYGPRGTRIRAHEFHYWQSTCPGGDFWAQKPRRDKGWPCMTTTPSLVAGFPHVYYPANPDVARAFASAAASFAERRRHG; encoded by the coding sequence GTGAGCACGTCCATCCCGCGCTTCATGGTCGCTGCGCCCTCGAGCGGGAGCGGCAAGACGGTGGTAACGTGCGCGCTCCTGCGCGCGCTCGCGCGCCGCGGCCTTGCATGCGCGGCTTTCAAATGCGGCCCCGACTACATTGACTCGCTCTTTCATCGCCGCGTCGTGGGTGCGCGCTCGGGCAATTTAGACGGCTTCTTCACCGACGCCCCGACGCTGCGCGCCCTGCTCGCACGCGGCGCCGCGGGCGCGGATGTCGCGGTGCTCGAGGGGGTTATGGGCTTCTACGACGGCATGGCGCCCGGCGTGGCCGACGCGAGCAGCTACCAGGTTGCGCGCGACACGGAAACGCCGGTCGTTTTAGTGGTGAACGGGCGCGGGGCGTCTTTATCGCTCGCCGCCGTAATCCGCGGCATCGCCGAGTTCCTGCCTTGTGCGAACGTGCGCGGCGTCGTGCTGAACAAGACGAGCGCCGCTGCCTGCGCCTACGCGGCGCCTGCGATCGAGAAGCACACGGGCGTCGCGGTTTTGGGGAATATCCCCGCCGACGAGGCGTTCTCGCTCGAAAGCCGGCATCTGGGGCTTGTGACCGCCGACGAGGTCGAGCAGCTCTCCGCGCGCATCGACAAGATGGCCGAGCTGGTGGAAAAGAGCGTCGACGTCGACCGCTTGCTCGAAATAGCGGCGACGGCACCCGATATCCGCGAGGAACCTTACCGGTTGGAGCCGATCGCGGGAGCGCGGCCCATCGTCGCCGTCGCGCGTGACGAGGCGTTCTCGTTCTACTACGAGGAGAACCTGCGCACGCTCGAGGACCTGGGTTGCGAGCTGGCCTTTTTCAGCCCCCTGTGTGATAGCGAGTTGCCCCGGGGGACAAGCGCCCTCTATCTGGGGGGCGGCTACCCGGAGCTCCATGCGCGGCAGCTCTCCGAGAATGCGCCGATGCGCGAGGCAATGCGGCGCGCGGTGGAATCCGGCATGCCGACGGTCGCCGAATGCGGTGGGTTTCTGTACCTGCAGCGCGAAATCGCCGATGGCGAGGGGCGGCGTTGGCCTGTTGCGGGCGCCCTTGAGGGCGCAAGCGAGAACGGGGGAAGGCTGTCCCATTTCGGGTACGTGGAGCTCACTTCCCAACGCGACGGGCTCTACGGGCCGCGCGGCACACGCATTCGCGCGCACGAGTTCCACTACTGGCAGTCCACCTGCCCGGGTGGCGACTTCTGGGCGCAGAAGCCCCGGCGCGACAAGGGCTGGCCGTGCATGACGACCACCCCGTCCCTGGTGGCGGGCTTCCCGCATGTGTACTATCCTGCTAACCCCGACGTTGCGCGCGCGTTCGCGTCTGCCGCAGCGTCGTTCGCAGAGAGGAGACGGCATGGCTGA
- the cobT gene encoding nicotinate-nucleotide--dimethylbenzimidazole phosphoribosyltransferase has product MAEATETALACIREEVERAFLSAPGAVLEAALSRIAPADECARAAAYAAWDSIAHPLGGLGDFEDAVACIAAAQGSAVVAEFPRALAVFFSDNGVVAEGVSQSGQDVTRAVARNMCEGATSACRMAAFAGAEVVPIDVGMARGLEDARMVRANVRRGSGNIAHGPAMSRDGAVRAIEVGIAVACGLARTGVRLLAAGEMGIGNTTTSAAVAAVLIGADGRSLVGRGAGLSDASLARKRDVVERAIDANSPDPADPIDVLSKVGGFDIAAMCGFYLGAAASKAPALLDGVISCTAALCAVRLCPNALGYLVGTHASSEPASQELLRELGIKAPLDAGMHLGEGAGAMAYLPLLDSALRVYRDGKTFTATGMAAYEHFEAGK; this is encoded by the coding sequence ATGGCTGAAGCAACCGAAACCGCGCTTGCCTGCATCCGCGAGGAAGTCGAGCGCGCGTTCTTGTCGGCGCCGGGCGCCGTGCTCGAAGCCGCGCTCTCCCGGATCGCGCCCGCAGACGAGTGCGCCCGCGCCGCCGCGTACGCCGCGTGGGACTCCATCGCGCACCCCTTGGGGGGATTGGGCGACTTTGAAGACGCCGTCGCGTGTATCGCCGCAGCTCAGGGGAGCGCCGTGGTGGCCGAATTCCCCCGTGCGCTCGCGGTATTCTTCTCCGACAACGGGGTCGTTGCCGAAGGCGTGTCGCAAAGTGGGCAAGACGTGACGCGAGCCGTCGCGCGCAACATGTGCGAGGGGGCCACGAGCGCCTGCCGCATGGCGGCGTTCGCGGGTGCCGAGGTCGTGCCCATCGACGTGGGTATGGCCCGGGGCTTAGAAGACGCGCGCATGGTGCGCGCGAACGTGCGGCGGGGGAGCGGCAACATCGCGCACGGCCCCGCTATGTCTCGCGATGGGGCCGTGCGTGCGATCGAGGTCGGAATCGCCGTCGCGTGCGGGCTTGCCCGCACCGGCGTGCGCCTTCTCGCCGCGGGCGAGATGGGCATCGGCAACACGACCACCTCGGCGGCGGTAGCCGCAGTGCTCATCGGGGCGGACGGGCGGAGCCTCGTCGGGCGCGGCGCGGGGCTCTCGGACGCGTCACTCGCGCGCAAGCGCGACGTGGTCGAGCGTGCTATCGACGCGAACTCGCCCGATCCCGCCGACCCGATCGACGTGCTCTCGAAGGTGGGCGGCTTCGACATCGCGGCGATGTGCGGCTTCTACCTGGGGGCCGCGGCCTCGAAGGCCCCGGCGCTCCTCGACGGGGTCATATCCTGCACGGCGGCCCTGTGCGCGGTGCGCCTGTGCCCCAACGCCTTGGGCTACCTCGTGGGCACCCACGCATCAAGCGAACCCGCAAGCCAGGAGCTCCTTCGCGAGCTCGGCATAAAGGCACCCCTCGACGCAGGTATGCACTTGGGTGAGGGCGCGGGCGCCATGGCGTATCTGCCCCTTCTGGATTCGGCGCTGCGCGTGTACCGGGATGGTAAGACGTTCACGGCGACTGGCATGGCTGCTTACGAGCATTTCGAGGCCGGGAAATGA
- the cbiD gene encoding cobalt-precorrin-5B (C(1))-methyltransferase CbiD, with the protein MAFEHYIYTGTTRLRCGYTTGSCAALAAKAACEMLLSRKPAGRVSIATPGGLPVETDVVDVCIGEGCAQCAVRKDAGDDADVTDGVLVYARVEHAGSGTGAAGSKGVPTRESEVSVDGGVGVGRVTLPGLEQPVGAAAINATPRAMITSAVREVCAAHGFSGNIAVTISVPEGVSLAEKTFNPHLGIEGGISILGTTGIVEPRSLAALRDSIELEIRQHAAMGRRGVVLTPGNYGGQFISGHFHLNGAPVVFISNFVGDAIDCCVREGFTNVLLVGHIGKLVKVAGGIMDTHSRTADCRAEILAAHAALAGAGAKTVREIMSSVTTTAALEVIEAAGVGDAARASLAAAIEDRLRRRAAGACDIAAVVFDAERRELFRTSGADAVIGELGATYE; encoded by the coding sequence GTGGCCTTCGAGCACTACATATATACCGGGACGACCCGCCTGCGCTGCGGCTACACGACGGGGAGCTGCGCCGCGCTCGCGGCGAAGGCCGCCTGCGAGATGCTCTTGTCACGAAAGCCCGCCGGCCGCGTGTCGATCGCCACGCCCGGCGGGCTGCCCGTCGAGACGGACGTGGTCGACGTATGCATCGGCGAGGGGTGCGCCCAGTGCGCCGTGCGAAAGGACGCAGGCGACGATGCCGATGTGACCGACGGCGTGCTCGTGTACGCGCGCGTGGAACATGCGGGGTCGGGCACGGGCGCTGCGGGCAGCAAGGGCGTGCCCACGCGCGAATCGGAAGTTTCCGTCGATGGCGGCGTGGGCGTGGGGCGCGTGACGTTGCCCGGGCTCGAGCAGCCGGTGGGGGCGGCCGCCATCAACGCGACGCCGCGCGCGATGATCACTTCGGCGGTGCGCGAGGTGTGCGCCGCGCACGGCTTTTCTGGAAATATTGCTGTGACGATTTCGGTTCCCGAGGGCGTTTCCCTTGCCGAAAAGACCTTCAACCCGCACCTGGGGATAGAGGGCGGCATCTCCATCCTGGGCACGACGGGCATCGTCGAGCCGCGCAGCCTCGCTGCCTTGCGCGACAGCATCGAGCTCGAGATCCGGCAGCATGCGGCTATGGGGCGGCGCGGAGTCGTGCTCACGCCCGGCAACTACGGCGGGCAGTTCATCTCGGGGCATTTCCACCTAAACGGTGCGCCGGTGGTCTTCATCTCCAACTTTGTGGGCGATGCGATTGATTGCTGCGTTCGCGAGGGATTCACCAATGTCCTTCTTGTGGGACACATCGGCAAGCTGGTGAAGGTCGCTGGCGGCATCATGGACACCCATTCGCGTACCGCCGACTGCCGCGCGGAGATTCTGGCCGCCCACGCGGCCTTGGCCGGCGCGGGCGCGAAGACCGTGCGCGAGATCATGTCGTCGGTCACGACCACGGCGGCGCTCGAGGTAATCGAGGCCGCCGGCGTGGGGGACGCTGCGCGCGCCTCGCTCGCTGCGGCAATCGAGGACAGGTTGCGCCGCCGCGCGGCGGGCGCATGCGACATCGCCGCGGTCGTGTTCGACGCCGAGCGCCGCGAGCTTTTCCGCACATCGGGCGCCGATGCAGTTATCGGGGAATTGGGGGCGACGTATGAGTAA
- the cobJ gene encoding precorrin-3B C(17)-methyltransferase encodes MGKLFVVGIGPGGPDGMTIAARRALEAADIVVGYTKYVELALAAVPDAAHLATPMMHEVERCRLALSRAQSGEAVALVCSGDAGVYGMASPVLELAEDYPDVDVEVIAGATAAQSGSAVLGAPLAHDFAVVSLSDLLTPWEVIERRLAAVASADFCICLYNPRSRKRADRLSRAAKIMLEWKAPDTLCGWVRNIGREGQQSGMCRLSELGEIDADMFTTVFVGNADTKRVGGRMVTPRGYREIPCER; translated from the coding sequence ATGGGAAAGCTCTTCGTGGTGGGGATCGGCCCGGGCGGCCCCGACGGCATGACGATTGCGGCTCGGCGCGCGCTCGAGGCGGCCGACATCGTTGTGGGGTACACGAAATACGTGGAGCTCGCGCTCGCCGCCGTGCCCGACGCGGCGCATCTCGCGACGCCGATGATGCACGAGGTCGAACGGTGCCGCCTGGCGCTTTCGCGCGCGCAGAGCGGAGAAGCCGTGGCGCTCGTGTGCAGCGGTGACGCGGGCGTGTACGGCATGGCGAGCCCCGTGCTGGAGCTTGCGGAGGACTACCCCGATGTAGACGTGGAAGTTATCGCCGGGGCCACCGCGGCTCAGAGCGGGTCGGCGGTGCTCGGCGCCCCGCTTGCCCACGACTTCGCGGTCGTGTCGCTCTCCGACCTGCTCACACCGTGGGAGGTCATCGAGCGCAGGCTCGCCGCCGTGGCGAGCGCCGACTTCTGCATCTGTTTGTACAACCCGCGCAGCAGAAAGCGCGCCGACAGGCTCTCGCGCGCGGCGAAGATTATGCTCGAATGGAAGGCCCCCGACACGCTCTGCGGCTGGGTACGCAACATCGGGCGCGAGGGGCAGCAGTCGGGCATGTGCAGGCTCTCCGAGCTGGGGGAGATCGACGCCGACATGTTCACCACCGTGTTCGTCGGCAACGCGGACACGAAGCGCGTAGGCGGCCGTATGGTCACGCCGCGCGGGTATCGGGAGATTCCATGCGAAAGGTAA
- a CDS encoding bifunctional adenosylcobinamide kinase/adenosylcobinamide-phosphate guanylyltransferase gives MTVTLVIGAAASGKSAYAESLCLGHDGPRVYLATMEPFGEEGARRIARHRALREGKGFSTLERTHDVGSAAPGLPRGCTLLLEDVGNLVANELFAEGGLSPRDPDAAAREVLGGIERLAQAAAYTVVVTVDVFADGMRYDEGTEAWRRALARVNAGVAALADRAVEVVCGIPVWMKGEGPTR, from the coding sequence ATGACGGTGACGCTCGTCATCGGCGCCGCCGCGAGCGGCAAGAGCGCCTACGCCGAGTCCCTGTGCCTTGGGCACGACGGCCCTCGCGTGTACCTGGCAACGATGGAGCCCTTCGGGGAAGAGGGCGCCCGCCGCATCGCGCGCCATCGGGCGCTGCGCGAGGGCAAGGGGTTTTCCACCCTCGAGCGCACGCATGACGTGGGCTCCGCAGCGCCCGGACTTCCGCGCGGCTGCACGCTTCTTTTGGAGGACGTGGGCAACCTGGTTGCGAACGAGCTCTTCGCGGAAGGCGGCTTGTCCCCACGTGACCCCGACGCTGCGGCGCGCGAGGTGCTCGGAGGCATCGAACGGCTCGCTCAGGCCGCTGCGTATACGGTGGTGGTCACCGTCGACGTGTTCGCCGATGGGATGCGCTACGATGAAGGGACTGAGGCATGGAGGCGCGCGCTCGCGCGCGTGAACGCGGGCGTGGCGGCGCTGGCCGACCGCGCCGTCGAAGTGGTATGCGGGATTCCCGTGTGGATGAAAGGCGAAGGACCTACAAGGTGA
- a CDS encoding cobalt-precorrin 5A hydrolase, giving the protein MRVSCIAFTERGYALAERTARALSDCAQTGEDDPGWDVSVSRGFGEGKADLRAWTALTWEASDALLFVGAAGIAVRAIAPHVASKANDPAVVAIDEAGRFAVPLLSGHLGGANELAQTVARAAGAIPVITTATDVRGVWAVDTWARRAGLAVSNPEAIKRVSARLLSGGRVALYSDMPISGQPPEGVDIASDRARADIVVSPFAGANVGASVRAAETTGEVVPAGETGKPAGVRAQAPAPEPLRLVVPCIVAGIGCRRGACAEAIGEAFLLACGQAGISPSAVREAATIDVKAHEEGLLAFCRARNIPLATYSAEELSQVEGSVSPSDFVRATVGVDNVCERAALADGGKLIFPKLAHGGVTFAFSKVTIELSFKER; this is encoded by the coding sequence ATGAGGGTTTCCTGCATAGCGTTCACTGAGAGGGGGTATGCGTTGGCGGAGCGCACCGCACGCGCGCTTTCCGATTGCGCGCAGACAGGTGAAGACGACCCTGGCTGGGACGTTTCCGTTTCGCGCGGGTTCGGCGAGGGGAAGGCCGACCTGCGCGCATGGACGGCGCTCACGTGGGAAGCGTCGGACGCGCTTCTGTTCGTGGGCGCGGCGGGCATCGCCGTGCGGGCGATCGCACCGCATGTCGCCTCGAAGGCAAACGATCCCGCGGTTGTGGCGATCGACGAGGCGGGGCGCTTTGCCGTCCCGCTTTTGTCGGGGCATTTGGGCGGTGCGAACGAGCTTGCGCAAACTGTGGCACGCGCGGCAGGGGCCATCCCCGTCATCACCACGGCGACCGATGTCCGCGGCGTGTGGGCGGTGGATACGTGGGCGCGTCGTGCGGGGCTCGCCGTTTCGAATCCCGAGGCCATCAAGCGAGTGTCGGCGCGGCTGCTTTCTGGCGGGCGCGTGGCGCTCTATTCCGACATGCCGATTTCGGGACAGCCGCCTGAGGGGGTTGACATTGCCTCCGACCGCGCGCGGGCCGATATCGTCGTGTCGCCGTTCGCTGGCGCGAATGTAGGTGCGTCCGTTCGCGCGGCGGAGACAACGGGCGAGGTCGTGCCCGCCGGTGAGACGGGGAAGCCGGCGGGCGTGCGGGCGCAGGCGCCTGCGCCCGAGCCGCTTCGCCTTGTCGTGCCCTGCATCGTTGCGGGCATAGGGTGCCGTCGCGGTGCGTGCGCCGAAGCGATCGGGGAGGCGTTTCTTCTCGCGTGCGGGCAGGCGGGTATCTCGCCTTCGGCCGTGCGCGAGGCGGCGACGATCGACGTGAAGGCGCACGAGGAGGGTCTGCTCGCCTTCTGCCGCGCGCGCAATATCCCGCTTGCGACGTATTCCGCAGAGGAGTTGTCGCAGGTCGAAGGCAGCGTTTCGCCATCTGATTTCGTGCGCGCGACGGTGGGGGTCGACAACGTGTGCGAGCGCGCGGCGCTCGCGGACGGGGGCAAACTTATCTTCCCGAAGCTCGCTCACGGCGGCGTGACCTTCGCGTTTTCCAAGGTAACTATCGAACTTTCGTTTAAGGAGCGGTGA
- the cobM gene encoding precorrin-4 C(11)-methyltransferase, with protein MIHIVGAGSGAADLITLRGARLLRAADVVVWAGSLVNPELLAECKESCIVYDSAHMTLEEVLDVMCAADARGEEVVRLHTGDPCLYGAIQEQMDALDARGVDYEVVPGVSSFCGAAAALRQEYTLPGISQSVVITRLSGRTPMPAGEGMRTMAESGSTMVIFLSSGMLAELSAELLAAGRSSDEPAALVYKATWPEERVVRCTVGTLADAGAREGIDRTALVVVGRVLGARGGLAHDGAQAESYERSKLYDPSFATGYRKASS; from the coding sequence ATGATTCATATCGTTGGCGCAGGCTCGGGCGCCGCCGACCTTATCACGCTGCGCGGGGCGCGCCTTCTGCGCGCGGCCGACGTGGTCGTTTGGGCGGGAAGCCTTGTGAATCCCGAGCTGCTCGCTGAGTGCAAGGAATCCTGCATCGTCTACGACAGCGCGCACATGACCTTGGAGGAAGTGCTCGACGTGATGTGCGCGGCAGATGCGCGGGGCGAGGAAGTGGTGCGCCTGCACACGGGCGACCCGTGCCTGTACGGCGCCATCCAGGAGCAGATGGACGCGCTCGACGCGCGCGGCGTGGACTACGAGGTGGTGCCCGGCGTGTCGAGCTTTTGCGGTGCCGCGGCGGCGCTTCGCCAGGAATACACGCTGCCGGGAATCAGCCAGTCGGTCGTGATCACGCGGCTTTCCGGACGTACCCCCATGCCCGCGGGCGAGGGCATGCGCACCATGGCGGAAAGCGGCTCGACTATGGTCATCTTCCTGAGCTCGGGTATGCTCGCCGAGCTTTCCGCCGAGCTTTTGGCCGCGGGCCGCAGCTCCGACGAGCCGGCGGCGCTCGTGTACAAGGCGACCTGGCCTGAGGAGCGCGTGGTGCGCTGCACAGTGGGCACGCTCGCCGATGCGGGCGCGCGAGAGGGCATCGACCGCACGGCGCTCGTGGTGGTGGGCCGCGTGCTCGGAGCTCGCGGCGGGCTTGCGCACGACGGCGCGCAAGCGGAGTCGTACGAGCGCAGCAAGCTTTACGACCCTTCGTTTGCCACGGGGTATCGGAAGGCGAGCAGCTAG
- the cobI gene encoding precorrin-2 C(20)-methyltransferase, translating to MQLSGNWGRRMSKGVLYGVGTGPGDPELLTIKAVRTIESCPVIAAPQTADGVMVALDIVRGAVDLTGKTVIPVRFSMTRDAERRAAEHASLVRELVAHLDAVRDVALLNLGDPSIYATFQRIAPDVRARGFEARAIPGVPSFCAVAAALERDLTPEMSSPLHIVPGGYDDVRRAIGWPGTKVVMKARRSLADTKRFLSEEGAFDGAELVEDCGLPGERVYRSLDDVPDRGSYFSTMVVR from the coding sequence ATGCAGTTATCGGGGAATTGGGGGCGACGTATGAGTAAAGGTGTGCTGTACGGGGTGGGCACGGGGCCTGGCGACCCCGAGCTGCTCACGATCAAGGCCGTCCGCACAATCGAATCGTGTCCGGTCATCGCCGCACCGCAGACGGCGGACGGGGTCATGGTCGCGCTCGACATCGTGCGCGGCGCCGTTGACCTTACAGGCAAGACGGTGATCCCCGTGCGATTCTCGATGACGCGCGACGCCGAGCGCCGCGCGGCCGAGCATGCCTCGCTTGTTCGCGAGCTTGTCGCGCACCTGGATGCGGTCCGCGACGTCGCGCTGCTGAACCTGGGGGACCCGAGCATCTACGCCACCTTCCAGCGCATAGCGCCCGACGTGCGCGCCCGCGGGTTCGAGGCGCGCGCCATTCCCGGCGTGCCGAGCTTCTGCGCGGTCGCCGCGGCGCTCGAGCGCGACCTCACGCCCGAGATGTCGTCGCCTCTGCACATCGTGCCCGGCGGCTACGACGACGTGCGCCGCGCAATCGGCTGGCCGGGGACGAAGGTGGTCATGAAGGCGCGCCGCTCGCTTGCGGACACGAAGCGCTTCCTTAGCGAGGAGGGCGCCTTCGACGGTGCCGAGCTCGTAGAGGACTGTGGGCTTCCGGGCGAGCGCGTGTACCGCTCGCTCGACGATGTGCCCGATCGGGGCAGCTACTTCTCGACGATGGTGGTGCGCTAG
- the cbiE gene encoding precorrin-6y C5,15-methyltransferase (decarboxylating) subunit CbiE codes for MRKVTIIGAGPGNPDLLSRAALDAIDIADVVIGAHRALAGIDVPPDVVRCELVKTADIVAALTDAASWQRAVVVMTGDVGLFSGARRLVEALSGDAQVDVHVIPGISSASYLAARLARPWQDWRFASAHGVACDIVAEAERAGELFLATSGGEDPSRLSGELVQAGFGDARVTVAERLSYPDERITCATASEIAGQTFDDLNVMLIEFAGCAGSPAGSSAACEAPAGASAPAAASFAADSAGASRAASSRWPYASSGIPDELFIRGDVPMTKQEVRAVALAKLRLTATDTVWDVGAGTGSVSIEAALVARAGSVWAVERNAAGVRLIRENADAFGCGNVHAVPGVAPEALAKLPVPDAVFVGGSAGELPSIVEAALEKNSQVRLCVPCVTVETLTEACALLSGSRFKGFEACQVSAVRATAVGSHHLMKAQNPVFLVSARGAGADAEELAEVGALAESPVGEDPSAEGNPSVEVASLANCNAAGGEGGAR; via the coding sequence ATGCGAAAGGTAACGATCATCGGGGCGGGGCCCGGAAACCCCGACTTGCTCTCGCGCGCGGCGCTCGACGCGATCGACATCGCCGACGTGGTCATCGGCGCTCATCGCGCGCTTGCCGGCATCGACGTGCCGCCCGACGTGGTGAGATGCGAGCTCGTGAAGACGGCGGACATCGTCGCCGCGCTCACCGATGCGGCGTCGTGGCAGCGCGCCGTGGTCGTGATGACGGGCGATGTGGGGCTGTTCAGCGGCGCACGCCGCCTGGTGGAGGCGCTCTCCGGCGACGCGCAGGTGGACGTGCACGTCATTCCCGGCATAAGCTCAGCGTCGTATCTCGCCGCGCGCCTCGCGCGTCCATGGCAGGATTGGCGCTTCGCGAGCGCTCACGGCGTGGCGTGCGACATCGTGGCCGAGGCCGAGCGCGCAGGCGAGCTCTTCCTCGCCACGTCGGGCGGGGAAGACCCCTCGCGGCTTTCGGGCGAGCTTGTGCAGGCGGGCTTCGGGGACGCGCGCGTGACGGTTGCCGAGCGCCTGTCATACCCCGACGAGCGCATCACCTGCGCGACCGCAAGTGAAATCGCAGGTCAGACGTTCGACGACTTGAACGTGATGCTTATCGAGTTCGCAGGCTGCGCCGGGTCGCCTGCGGGCTCTAGCGCAGCCTGCGAGGCGCCGGCCGGCGCGTCTGCGCCCGCGGCGGCTTCTTTCGCGGCGGACTCTGCGGGCGCATCCCGCGCCGCGAGCTCCCGCTGGCCGTACGCTTCCTCGGGCATTCCCGACGAGCTCTTCATCCGCGGCGACGTTCCCATGACCAAGCAGGAGGTGCGCGCCGTCGCGCTCGCGAAGCTGCGCCTTACCGCGACCGACACCGTGTGGGACGTCGGCGCCGGCACGGGGAGCGTGTCGATCGAGGCGGCGCTCGTCGCGCGAGCGGGGTCGGTATGGGCGGTCGAGCGCAACGCGGCCGGTGTGCGGCTCATCCGAGAGAACGCGGATGCATTCGGGTGCGGCAACGTGCATGCGGTCCCCGGTGTCGCCCCCGAAGCGCTCGCGAAACTGCCCGTCCCCGACGCCGTGTTCGTCGGCGGGAGCGCGGGCGAGCTTCCCTCCATCGTGGAGGCGGCGCTCGAGAAGAACTCACAGGTTCGCCTGTGCGTGCCATGCGTCACCGTTGAGACGCTCACCGAGGCTTGCGCGCTCCTCTCGGGTTCGCGCTTTAAGGGGTTCGAGGCGTGCCAGGTGTCGGCCGTCCGCGCCACGGCTGTAGGCTCGCACCATCTTATGAAGGCGCAAAACCCCGTGTTCCTCGTCAGCGCGCGTGGTGCGGGCGCAGATGCCGAGGAGCTTGCCGAAGTCGGGGCGCTTGCGGAGTCGCCTGTCGGGGAGGACCCCTCTGCCGAGGGGAACCCATCCGTTGAGGTGGCCTCGCTTGCTAACTGCAACGCCGCAGGTGGGGAAGGCGGCGCCCGGTGA